The Pseudarthrobacter sp. NS4 genome includes a window with the following:
- a CDS encoding UPF0182 family protein has product MSTGRPPSRRGPLTPTLIVVALVVVGFIFFANVWTDVLWYRQLGFIEVFLTENLARIGIFAAGFAIMFAAVFFAIRIAYNARPVYAPDSDIRDNLNRYQAQLEPVRRVVMVGLPVLFGLFAGSAASSQWQKVLLFFNQEGFGKEDPEFGMDISFYVMVLPFLGFVTGFLISVVVIAGIAGILTHYLYGSIRLMERGVFTSRAAQIHIAVTGAAFLVLLGLNFWLDRFSTVQSTNGRWAGALYTDVNAVIPTKAILAVAAVLVAILFVVAAVIGRWRLPVIGTAMLVITSILAGGVYPWVIQQFQVRPSEETLEKEFIQRNIDNTRAAYGLDAIQESRYEATNTASTGALAPDAQTTANIRLLDPNLISDAFAQLEQYRPYYRFPEALNVDRYEVDGKVQDTVIAVRELNPTNVATNQQGWLNQHVVYTHGYGVVAAKGNKFTVDGKPEFLQSGIPSTGVLGDDSSYEPRIYFGEYSPDYSIVGAPEGAPPREQDRPSGEGETQYTFEGNGGPNVGTFFNRVLYSIKFQSSDLLLSDGVNPESQILYERNPRERVEKVAPYLTVDGNAYPAVVDGRVKWIVDGYTTSQYYPYSQQERLSDATADSQTTSGRAVALPNSTVNYIRNSVKATVDAYDGSVTLYAWDDQDPLLKAWQKIFPTSLKPYSEMSGDVMSHVRYPEDLFKVQRQLLGEYHVTNPSSFYQTKDAWSVPNDPTVDTSTGVKQPPFYMSLQMPDQDKPAFQLTSSFIPQIVNGNARNVLYGFLAADSDAGNQAGVKAESYGKLRLLQIPPEIQVPGPGQAQNKFNSDPTVSQALNLLRQGASDVLNGNLLTLPVGGGILYVQPVYLKSTGETSYPTLQRVLVAFGDKVGFAPTLDEALKQLFGGDSGAAAGDSDNNGQAPAEPGAPAAPGGADAKAELRAALDEANAAIQAGQDALAAGDFAAYGEAQKRIAAALQRALDAENRIPVGAPEATPAPAADATPESTPSPSPSS; this is encoded by the coding sequence ATGTCCACAGGCAGACCCCCTTCACGGCGCGGCCCGCTGACGCCCACCCTGATCGTTGTTGCCCTCGTGGTTGTGGGCTTCATTTTCTTCGCCAACGTCTGGACCGACGTCCTCTGGTACCGGCAGCTGGGCTTCATCGAAGTCTTCCTCACCGAGAACCTGGCCCGGATCGGCATCTTCGCAGCCGGCTTCGCCATCATGTTCGCTGCGGTGTTTTTCGCGATCCGCATCGCGTATAACGCCAGGCCGGTCTACGCTCCGGACTCAGACATCCGGGACAACCTCAACCGCTACCAGGCGCAGCTGGAACCCGTCCGCCGGGTAGTCATGGTGGGCCTGCCTGTCCTCTTCGGACTCTTCGCCGGCAGCGCCGCTTCAAGCCAGTGGCAGAAGGTCCTGCTCTTCTTCAACCAGGAGGGCTTCGGCAAGGAGGACCCCGAATTCGGCATGGACATCAGCTTCTATGTGATGGTCCTGCCGTTCCTCGGTTTCGTCACCGGCTTCCTGATCAGCGTGGTGGTCATTGCGGGCATCGCCGGCATCCTGACGCACTACCTCTATGGCAGCATCCGGTTGATGGAACGCGGCGTCTTCACCAGCCGGGCAGCCCAGATCCACATCGCCGTGACCGGTGCCGCTTTCCTGGTGCTGCTGGGCCTGAACTTCTGGCTGGACCGCTTCTCTACTGTACAGAGCACTAACGGCCGGTGGGCGGGTGCGCTGTACACCGACGTCAACGCGGTCATCCCCACCAAGGCCATCCTCGCCGTCGCGGCCGTGCTCGTCGCCATCCTCTTCGTGGTGGCCGCGGTGATTGGCCGCTGGCGACTGCCGGTCATCGGAACCGCGATGCTCGTCATCACCTCCATCCTGGCCGGTGGCGTCTACCCCTGGGTCATCCAGCAGTTCCAGGTGCGGCCCTCCGAGGAGACGCTGGAAAAGGAATTCATCCAGCGCAACATCGACAACACACGAGCTGCCTACGGCCTTGATGCCATCCAGGAGAGCCGCTACGAGGCCACGAACACAGCCAGCACCGGCGCCCTCGCCCCGGATGCGCAGACTACGGCGAACATCCGGCTCCTCGACCCCAACCTGATTTCCGATGCTTTCGCGCAACTGGAGCAGTACCGGCCCTACTACCGCTTCCCCGAGGCGCTGAATGTCGACCGCTACGAGGTGGACGGCAAGGTCCAGGACACCGTCATTGCTGTCCGGGAACTGAACCCCACAAACGTAGCCACCAACCAGCAGGGCTGGCTTAACCAGCACGTGGTCTACACCCACGGTTACGGAGTCGTGGCAGCCAAGGGCAACAAGTTCACTGTGGACGGCAAGCCGGAGTTCCTGCAGTCGGGCATCCCGTCCACCGGCGTCCTGGGAGATGATTCGTCGTACGAGCCGCGGATCTACTTCGGTGAGTACTCTCCCGACTACTCAATCGTGGGTGCCCCGGAGGGGGCCCCTCCGCGCGAGCAGGACAGGCCCTCAGGTGAGGGAGAGACCCAGTACACCTTCGAAGGCAACGGCGGACCCAACGTCGGCACGTTCTTCAACAGGGTGCTGTACTCCATCAAGTTCCAGTCCTCGGACCTGCTGCTGTCGGACGGCGTTAATCCCGAGTCGCAGATCCTGTACGAACGCAATCCCCGGGAACGCGTGGAGAAGGTTGCGCCCTACCTGACGGTGGACGGCAATGCCTACCCGGCAGTGGTGGACGGCCGCGTCAAGTGGATTGTGGACGGCTACACCACCAGCCAGTACTATCCGTACTCCCAGCAGGAACGGCTCTCGGATGCGACTGCCGATTCCCAGACCACGTCGGGCCGCGCCGTTGCACTGCCCAACAGCACGGTCAACTACATCCGCAACTCCGTGAAGGCCACTGTTGACGCCTACGACGGGTCGGTCACGTTGTATGCGTGGGATGACCAGGACCCACTGCTGAAGGCATGGCAGAAGATCTTCCCCACATCGCTCAAGCCTTACTCGGAGATGTCGGGAGACGTCATGAGCCACGTCCGGTACCCCGAGGATCTGTTCAAGGTCCAGCGCCAGCTCCTGGGCGAGTACCACGTAACGAACCCGTCCAGCTTCTACCAGACGAAGGACGCCTGGAGCGTTCCGAATGATCCCACTGTGGATACGAGTACCGGCGTCAAGCAGCCCCCGTTCTACATGTCGCTGCAGATGCCGGACCAGGACAAGCCTGCCTTCCAGCTGACGTCGTCGTTTATTCCGCAGATCGTCAACGGAAACGCGCGCAACGTCCTCTACGGGTTCCTGGCCGCCGACTCGGATGCCGGCAACCAGGCCGGTGTGAAGGCCGAGAGCTACGGCAAGCTGCGGCTGCTGCAGATCCCGCCGGAAATCCAGGTCCCCGGTCCCGGCCAGGCCCAGAACAAGTTCAACTCCGACCCCACGGTGTCGCAGGCCCTCAACCTGCTCCGCCAGGGAGCCTCGGATGTGCTGAACGGCAACCTGCTTACGCTTCCCGTGGGCGGCGGCATCCTCTACGTCCAGCCGGTCTACCTCAAGTCCACCGGTGAAACGTCCTACCCCACCCTGCAGCGCGTCCTGGTGGCCTTCGGTGACAAGGTGGGCTTCGCGCCCACCCTGGATGAGGCGTTGAAGCAGCTGTTCGGCGGCGACTCCGGGGCTGCTGCCGGCGACTCCGACAACAACGGTCAGGCTCCGGCTGAGCCCGGGGCGCCGGCCGCACCCGGGGGAGCGGATGCCAAGGCTGAACTGCGGGCGGCGCTGGATGAGGCAAACGCCGCCATCCAGGCAGGGCAGGACGCACTGGCTGCCGGTGACTTCGCAGCCTATGGCGAAGCGCAGAAGCGTATTGCTGCCGCCCTCCAGAGGGCCCTGGATGCAGAGAACAGGATCCCGGTAGGCGCTCCCGAGGCGACTCCGGCTCCTGCTGCCGACGCCACGCCGGAATCCACGCCCTCGCCCTCACCGAGCAGCTAG
- a CDS encoding YlbL family protein — MTTTRGGYPSEDHAPDLPRDAFSPEADGGRTADGGNPAGEAGAAPRDPRVSAMMLAGMAALGLGIGVGTIPVPYVVESPGPTYNTLGQSGGAPVIKVTGRETYPAAGNLDLTTVYVAGGPNGPVNLLGAFSAWLDPAKAVHPVELLYPTGTTRQEAEEQSAVAMTTSQDNAVASALNELDIPFGQQLQAAGLSEGSPSEGKIQPGDILKAINGKDITSLAVIQEELAAGKGSPVTVVLEREGQPVTRTITPKDNGEGRFILGVMLKYLFTFPFDVEISLEKVGGPSAGLMFSLGIIDTVTPGDLTGGKHVAGTGAISPDGAVGPIGGIAQKMQAARAGGATLFLAPAANCGQVAGQIPDGLQVVRVENLAEAREAVELAGSGQDTSGLPACTNN; from the coding sequence GTGACTACAACCCGTGGCGGCTACCCTTCGGAGGACCACGCCCCTGACCTCCCTCGCGATGCCTTTTCCCCGGAGGCGGACGGCGGCAGGACGGCCGACGGCGGGAATCCGGCTGGGGAGGCGGGCGCCGCACCCAGGGACCCAAGGGTTTCCGCGATGATGCTGGCGGGTATGGCGGCGCTGGGGCTCGGAATCGGCGTCGGTACCATTCCCGTGCCTTATGTTGTGGAATCACCCGGGCCCACCTACAACACCCTGGGGCAGAGCGGCGGGGCCCCGGTCATCAAAGTCACCGGCCGGGAAACCTACCCTGCGGCCGGAAACCTTGATCTGACCACCGTGTACGTGGCCGGCGGGCCCAACGGCCCGGTCAACCTCCTTGGTGCCTTTTCCGCATGGCTTGACCCCGCCAAGGCCGTCCATCCGGTGGAACTCCTGTATCCGACGGGCACCACCAGGCAGGAAGCTGAAGAACAAAGCGCGGTGGCCATGACCACATCGCAGGACAACGCGGTGGCCTCTGCCCTGAATGAACTGGACATTCCCTTCGGTCAACAGCTTCAGGCGGCGGGCCTTTCCGAGGGATCGCCGTCAGAGGGCAAGATCCAGCCGGGGGACATCCTGAAAGCCATCAACGGCAAGGACATCACCTCGCTGGCCGTCATCCAGGAGGAACTGGCCGCAGGCAAGGGCTCCCCGGTCACCGTCGTCCTGGAGCGGGAGGGGCAGCCAGTCACCCGGACGATCACGCCGAAGGACAACGGTGAAGGCCGTTTCATCCTCGGTGTCATGCTCAAGTACCTCTTCACTTTCCCCTTCGATGTGGAGATCTCGCTGGAAAAGGTGGGCGGTCCGTCCGCAGGTTTGATGTTCTCCCTGGGCATCATCGACACAGTCACCCCCGGCGACCTCACCGGCGGAAAGCACGTTGCGGGGACCGGTGCCATTTCCCCGGACGGCGCCGTCGGGCCCATCGGCGGGATCGCGCAGAAGATGCAGGCTGCCCGCGCCGGGGGAGCCACCCTGTTCCTGGCACCCGCTGCCAACTGCGGGCAGGTCGCAGGGCAAATCCCGGACGGACTGCAGGTGGTCCGGGTGGAGAACCTGGCAGAAGCAAGGGAAGCGGTCGAACTTGCCGGCAGCGGGCAGGACACATCCGGCCTGCCTGCCTGCACAAACAACTAG